The Niallia alba genome includes a window with the following:
- a CDS encoding sensor histidine kinase, translated as MNSIQKKILLLTTIVLIIMSIIWIALTYYNHKTQQQYNEILQRYLKLNEVTSSSQNIVADLNNYMINPSEENMSKLTQSKKRMEDAKQGVITLRNAENNFTLTNYVHLMDSFIETTNRLLLFLSENDGEAAAQEFSEVTRISTYISEMSLSLVDTELKTYDRFYRGIIKQSGEVMKLGIFLLLLIMCVLFFVTYWFSLTITRPISKLTQAANELSKGRFDLQVKVDTKDEIAFLARTFDRMRKNINMLISEIKHKAQLEHELQQSKILLQESQFKSLQSQISPHFLFNTLNTISKKAYLEGSEETSDLLVSVAGILRYNLKQLDRSVTLREEIMVLKQYMDIQKARFTDRLQFFMEIDECCLNRRIPSLTLQPIIENAVIHAVEPSEDGGTIWIRVKDEMEEVLIEIEDDGIGIPLEKIQQLLAENLHPFEKESKGIGIGFSNVVKRLRLFYGDDDVITIKSQVGSGTKVIIQIKK; from the coding sequence ATGAATAGTATTCAAAAAAAAATCCTTTTGCTTACAACCATCGTATTGATTATCATGTCTATTATTTGGATAGCACTTACTTATTACAATCATAAAACACAGCAGCAGTATAATGAAATTTTGCAACGCTATTTAAAGTTAAATGAAGTCACCTCTAGCAGTCAAAATATAGTTGCGGATTTAAATAATTATATGATCAATCCATCGGAAGAAAATATGTCAAAGCTTACTCAAAGTAAGAAAAGAATGGAGGACGCAAAACAAGGAGTAATTACGTTAAGAAACGCTGAGAATAATTTCACTCTAACAAATTATGTTCATCTCATGGACAGTTTTATTGAAACCACAAATAGACTTCTTTTATTTTTATCGGAAAATGACGGGGAAGCCGCTGCTCAAGAATTTTCGGAAGTGACGAGAATATCAACATATATCTCAGAGATGTCTCTATCTTTAGTAGATACAGAACTCAAAACCTATGACCGCTTTTACCGCGGAATTATTAAGCAGTCAGGTGAAGTAATGAAACTAGGAATCTTCCTTTTATTATTAATTATGTGTGTGCTCTTTTTTGTGACATACTGGTTTTCGTTAACCATCACAAGACCAATATCGAAGCTAACCCAGGCAGCAAATGAATTATCGAAAGGACGATTTGATTTGCAGGTGAAAGTAGACACAAAAGACGAAATTGCCTTTTTAGCAAGAACTTTTGATCGGATGAGAAAAAATATTAATATGCTTATATCCGAAATAAAGCATAAAGCACAGCTAGAGCACGAATTGCAGCAGAGTAAAATATTGTTGCAGGAAAGTCAGTTTAAAAGCTTACAAAGCCAGATAAGCCCTCATTTTCTCTTTAATACATTAAATACGATATCAAAAAAGGCTTATTTAGAAGGTTCAGAAGAAACAAGTGATTTGTTAGTTAGTGTTGCAGGAATCCTTCGGTACAATTTAAAACAACTAGATCGGTCCGTGACGCTTCGAGAGGAAATAATGGTTTTAAAGCAATATATGGATATTCAAAAAGCAAGATTTACAGATAGACTTCAGTTTTTCATGGAGATAGATGAATGTTGCCTAAATAGAAGAATTCCGTCATTAACTTTACAGCCGATAATTGAAAACGCTGTTATCCATGCGGTGGAACCGAGTGAGGATGGCGGAACGATTTGGATACGAGTAAAGGATGAGATGGAGGAAGTTCTAATTGAAATTGAAGATGATGGGATTGGTATTCCGCTAGAAAAAATACAACAGTTACTAGCAGAAAATTTACATCCTTTTGAAAAGGAATCAAAGGGCATCGGAATAGGCTTTAGCAATGTGGTAAAAAGACTGCGACTTTTTTATGGTGATGATGATGTAATAACGATTAAGAGTCAGGTGGGCTCAGGAACTAAGGTGATCATTCAAATAAAAAAATAG
- a CDS encoding response regulator, translated as MIKLLIVDDEQLEREGMEAIIKKGFPDTKIMQAKNGKMAIELAKTFQPDLILMDIKMPGLNGLETIERITALNSMIRFIMVTAFDTFEYMRQAIKLGVKDYILKPSRASEIIATVGKTFQQIKEEQREAVMRKFQEEAFQKALSLVETDVVTQLLFDHVHEVHVDMLVEMLETPSTNEMFIMLVLMPTGAESLYPIIKEKIRETKSCWIGALYGSHLPIIVFRDEKHSFRTQATVLAHQLLSILKRTQGAEYFIGIGNVSSSLEKVRQSYHEALFATMDVSSPVKYRFYSDEMSATNDSITGKLVEHRKKEFADQIRIGQWENVRKYILYIIQYYEKEGADVLHTQQRILEILWIVSRVMDEMGIESDIPLYAYKPLNFRQLQLETTRLLDKMIHSFKQRTDRLEADAIHQLKQYILTHSQEDISLESLARKVGLSPIYISKIFKEKQGINYIDFLTECRIEKAKELIRDTDKSIKEITFEVGYHDPNYFSKVFKKLCNMSPKEYRKLLLVNKSL; from the coding sequence ATGATAAAACTCCTCATTGTAGATGACGAACAATTAGAGAGAGAAGGAATGGAGGCGATTATTAAGAAGGGCTTTCCTGATACAAAGATAATGCAAGCGAAAAATGGAAAAATGGCAATTGAATTAGCGAAAACATTTCAACCGGATTTAATCCTAATGGATATTAAAATGCCTGGTCTCAATGGATTAGAAACAATTGAAAGGATTACGGCTCTAAATTCGATGATTCGCTTCATTATGGTAACTGCTTTTGATACATTCGAATATATGCGCCAAGCGATTAAGCTAGGAGTAAAGGATTATATTCTTAAACCGAGTCGAGCAAGTGAAATAATAGCAACAGTCGGCAAGACATTTCAACAAATTAAAGAGGAACAAAGAGAAGCTGTGATGAGAAAGTTTCAAGAAGAGGCATTCCAAAAAGCACTCTCGCTTGTTGAAACAGATGTGGTGACACAATTGTTATTTGATCATGTTCATGAAGTGCATGTTGATATGCTTGTTGAAATGTTAGAGACACCGTCCACGAATGAAATGTTTATCATGCTAGTGTTGATGCCAACGGGAGCAGAGTCCCTTTATCCTATTATAAAAGAAAAAATCAGAGAAACGAAAAGCTGTTGGATAGGTGCACTATATGGTAGTCATCTTCCAATTATTGTGTTTAGAGATGAAAAGCATTCTTTTCGCACACAAGCAACAGTATTGGCTCATCAATTACTATCCATTCTTAAGCGAACGCAGGGAGCAGAGTACTTTATTGGAATCGGCAATGTCTCCTCTTCCCTGGAGAAAGTTCGTCAATCGTATCACGAAGCCCTTTTTGCAACAATGGATGTTTCATCTCCAGTAAAATATCGATTTTATTCAGATGAAATGTCGGCTACCAATGATTCAATAACTGGAAAGCTTGTAGAGCATCGGAAAAAGGAATTCGCTGATCAAATTCGAATAGGGCAATGGGAAAATGTACGAAAATATATTTTATATATTATACAGTACTACGAAAAGGAAGGGGCAGATGTACTCCATACACAGCAGCGAATATTAGAGATTCTTTGGATTGTGTCACGAGTGATGGATGAGATGGGCATAGAATCAGATATTCCTTTATATGCATATAAGCCATTGAATTTTCGCCAACTGCAATTAGAAACGACGAGATTGCTTGATAAGATGATTCATTCCTTCAAACAAAGAACAGATCGATTAGAAGCAGATGCGATTCATCAGTTGAAACAATATATTCTAACGCATTCCCAAGAAGATATTTCTTTAGAGTCATTGGCAAGGAAAGTTGGTCTGAGTCCCATTTATATAAGCAAGATTTTTAAAGAAAAACAAGGAATTAATTACATTGATTTTTTAACAGAGTGTCGAATTGAAAAAGCAAAAGAATTAATACGAGATACAGATAAGAGTATCAAAGAAATTACCTTTGAAGTCGGTTACCACGATCCGAATTATTTTAGTAAAGTCTTTAAAAAGCTTTGTAATATGTCACCAAAGGAATATCGGAAATTATTATTAGTGAATAAATCATTATAG
- a CDS encoding sugar ABC transporter substrate-binding protein — MRKTSMIVLLTAILILCYFTFITAKNVFRADWQFPSDRVTTQNQQRLVLITQERDTPFWDKVAAGARKQAEAEDVSFEVWGSYGNNEEDFLKSIEIAIQSKVDGIIVQGLDTDEFKNLTKIKASFYGIPIITVANDIPIADSLRRTYVGSDQFLAGKEIAEQLVQDMGKKGKVVLMFDSKEEYFQKQRLNGIEEIFKQYKDINVVYAKTIDTSKEQVVVATQDILNREPDTNAFIAINANVLGTLIKEISKRYQIEPYYLYSFDDGPESISLLEAGTLDAMVEQSPEAMGEMSVQLMMEWLNGEKVPLDKNGYLTDIKVQKANNTYE, encoded by the coding sequence GTGCGAAAAACGAGCATGATTGTATTATTAACAGCTATTTTAATTCTTTGTTATTTTACCTTTATTACGGCAAAAAATGTTTTTCGCGCAGATTGGCAGTTTCCCTCTGATCGTGTTACGACTCAAAACCAGCAACGCCTTGTGTTAATCACCCAAGAGAGAGATACTCCCTTTTGGGACAAAGTTGCAGCTGGTGCAAGAAAGCAAGCAGAAGCTGAAGATGTAAGTTTTGAAGTGTGGGGAAGCTATGGCAATAATGAGGAAGATTTTTTGAAAAGTATTGAAATAGCGATCCAATCGAAAGTGGATGGAATAATCGTGCAGGGATTGGATACGGATGAATTTAAAAATTTAACGAAAATAAAAGCATCCTTTTATGGAATTCCTATTATTACGGTTGCCAATGATATACCAATTGCTGATAGTTTACGACGAACCTATGTAGGTTCCGATCAGTTTCTAGCAGGGAAAGAAATTGCCGAACAACTAGTACAAGATATGGGGAAGAAAGGAAAGGTTGTTCTTATGTTTGATTCCAAGGAGGAATATTTTCAAAAACAGCGATTAAATGGTATAGAGGAAATATTTAAACAATATAAAGATATTAACGTTGTCTATGCAAAAACGATTGATACGTCGAAAGAACAAGTAGTTGTTGCAACACAAGATATTTTAAATCGGGAGCCGGATACAAATGCATTCATAGCTATTAATGCGAATGTGCTAGGAACTTTAATTAAAGAAATAAGTAAGCGTTACCAAATAGAGCCGTATTATTTGTATTCTTTTGACGATGGGCCGGAGTCAATCTCTCTTTTAGAAGCGGGAACCTTAGATGCGATGGTGGAGCAATCCCCAGAAGCAATGGGAGAAATGAGTGTGCAGTTGATGATGGAATGGCTAAATGGAGAAAAAGTTCCTTTAGATAAGAATGGCTATTTAACAGACATTAAAGTTCAGAAAGCGAACAATACATATGAATAG